A portion of the Aricia agestis chromosome 1, ilAriAges1.1, whole genome shotgun sequence genome contains these proteins:
- the LOC121730594 gene encoding protein DENND6B: MACGGLRNYEGNDISKVELEFQSKWSRFSDWLHCICVVTFDLELGQAMESVYPPGVKLSDQEKCNICYLAFPDSNSGCMGDTQFHVRLRTRAPLTPQQLRYNEESVPTLRADCTHYWGFVYFRQVKDPSLPRGYFQKSLILLTRLPFINLFYKVIQLIAPKHFEDGESSLEAACHDINRWPVLDAGQNMMLPVMGSVFQSYIPNHQTGKVARSDILKPLESLNVPHILASIQDVNVFDPLSSLISHLHLLWELVLTAEPIVVMASSPTDSSALVQALTNLIQPLPYTAEHRPYFTIHDSEFKEFTRKQFNPPCIILGVTNPFFTKTLQHWPHTIKLSDSSSIKTKLRKVGSVKHLDSAPGLYTQYKPFLEKDKAIIKKLHNGMRTERPTEVQTAMVKRHLLELTQSFMIPLERYMASLMPLQKNISPFRAPPIPNPFNPEDFFASLQHAGPHLTTGIKGDWIGLYRHFFRTPNFSAWFHERHGKLTDKLHALQLEALAESDLKRWSIGKKEVEIVDMVLKLREVLRSDPPVASNTRTLLAKRLEELNSVLPEDMKSILNANS; the protein is encoded by the coding sequence ATGGCCTGCGGCGGTTTACGAAATTACGAAGGCAATGACATTTCCAAGGTAGAACTAGAATTCCAATCCAAATGGAGCAGGTTTTCGGATTGGCTCCACTGCATCTGCGTCGTCACGTTCGACCTGGAACTGGGTCAGGCGATGGAGAGCGTGTACCCGCCCGGGGTGAAGCTGTCCGACCAGGAGAAGTGCAACATTTGCTACCTGGCGTTTCCAGATTCTAACTCTGGTTGTATGGGGGACACCCAGTTCCACGTCCGGCTGCGGACTCGCGCCCCGCTCACACCGCAGCAGCTCCGCTACAACGAGGAGAGTGTGCCGACGCTGCGCGCGGACTGCACTCACTACTGGGGCTTCGTGTACTTCCGCCAGGTCAAGGACCCGTCCCTGCCGCGTGGATACTTCCAGAAGAGCCTCATACTGTTGACGCGCCTGCCGTTCATAAATTTGTTCTACAAGGTGATTCAGCTGATCGCCCCCAAACATTTCGAGGACGGCGAGAGCAGCCTCGAGGCCGCCTGTCACGACATCAACCGGTGGCCCGTGCTGGACGCAGGCCAGAACATGATGCTGCCAGTGATGGGGAGCGTCTTCCAGTCGTATATTCCTAATCACCAAACTGGAAAAGTGGCTCGGTCAGATATCCTGAAGCCTCTGGAGTCGTTGAACGTTCCTCACATCCTTGCGTCCATCCAGGATGTCAACGTTTTCGATCCTCTATCGAGTTTGATATCCCACCTGCATCTGTTGTGGGAGCTGGTTTTGACCGCGGAGCCTATCGTAGTTATGGCCAGTTCGCCCACGGACAGCTCGGCACTGGTGCAAGCTTTGACCAATTTAATACAGCCGCTTCCATATACGGCAGAGCACAGGCCGTACTTCACGATACACGATAGTGAGTTTAAGGAGTTCACCCGCAAGCAGTTCAACCCTCCATGTATAATCCTTGGTGTAACCAATCCATTTTTTACTAAGACTCTCCAACATTGGCCCCACACGATCAAACTCAGCGACTCATCATCTATAAAAACAAAGTTGAGGAAGGTGGGGAGTGTCAAACACTTGGATTCTGCCCCAGGCTTGTACACACAGTATAAACCGTTCTTGGAAAAAGATAAGGCTATTATAAAGAAGCTCCACAATGGTATGAGGACAGAGAGGCCTACGGAGGTACAGACTGCGATGGTGAAGAGGCATCTATTGGAGTTGACACAGAGCTTTATGATACCCCTCGAGAGATACATGGCTTCCTTGATGCCTTTACAGAAGAATATTTCTCCGTTCCGAGCTCCACCCATTCCGAATCCTTTCAACCCGGAGGATTTCTTCGCATCTTTACAGCACGCCGGCCCCCACCTCACTACCGGTATCAAGGGTGACTGGATAGGGTTGTACAGACACTTCTTTAGAACTCCAAACTTCAGTGCGTGGTTTCATGAGCGACATGGAAAATTAACTGATAAGTTGCATGCCCTGCAATTGGAAGCTCTGGCCGAGAGTGACCTTAAGAGATGGTCAATCGGAAAGAAGGAGGTGGAAATAGTGGATATGGTTCTGAAGCTCCGGGAAGTTTTGAGAAGTGATCCCCCAGTGGCCAGTAACACTCGGACACTGTTAGCTAAACGTCTCGAGGAGCTCAACAGTGTTCTGCCAGAGGATATGAAATCCATTTTGAATGCAAACTCGTGA
- the LOC121730628 gene encoding sister chromatid cohesion protein DCC1, producing the protein MENGVQRAPEDVRKIIKAAKLHESELTEVTQILRFPEASKRSNNLKLMLLDDYLLKEIEAGNDMIFKGDPDENVVLCTNSRTYDVKEAETSNSLLLVPDLLFAAATGLDETVAHDSMDSDTSLDKSNASLDRSTESDDGRPPRRIEHRDILDTFFTYYELKPCKPRLAKLRKLLEPSRYRGPELEYAVDKTKLLTYEDLLDRVQASRAELADELEKIQAVQVDEHYRLLDFDYEFRVLSYMLDLIEENSWALDRISREETLESLKDLIPRPILEAMFRFYTEESVREGAAQYYRYREGKVCRYLARVLLNSAGKFNLAEFMQAWRDSVPEGMVTDESQLSGVALIDKSSTPQVIWGFVEEDLPEDIGERFKVLFQTKPKWTVDEISPYIQLYATEKLNVNALLTKHARASTLDGVRVFSAKHMK; encoded by the exons atggagAATGG TGTACAAAGGGCGCCCGAAGATGTGAGGAAAATCATAAAGGCGGCTAAACTACACGAGTCCGAACTGACAGAGGTCACACAAATATTAAGGTTTCCTGAGGCCAGCAAAagaagtaataatttaaaactgatGCTGCTAGATGATTACCTACTGAAAGAGATCGAAGCAGGCAACGATATGAtttttaaag GTGACCCTGACGAAAATGTCGTGCTATGTACGAACAGTAGAACCTACGACGTAAAAGAAGCGGAGACTTCCAACAGCCTCCTACTCGTACCCGACCTGCTGTTCGCGGCGGCCACCGGCCTCGACGAGACCGTCGCGCACGACTCCATGGACTCCGACACATCGCTCGACAAGTCCAACGCCAGCCTCGACCGGTCGACGGAGTCCGACGACGGCCGCCCGCCGCGGCGGATCGAACACAGGGACATCCTCGACACCTTCTTCACCTACTACGAGCTCAAGCCGTGCAAGCCGCGCCTCGCCAAGCTCCGGAAACTCCTGGAGCCGTCCAGATATCGCGGCCCGGAGCTGGAGTACGCGGTCGACAAAACCAAGCTGCTCACCTACGAAGACCTCCTCGACAGGGTGCAGGCGTCGAGGGCGGAGCTGGCAGACGAGCTGGAGAAGATCCAGGCCGTCCAGGTGGACGAGCACTACCGCCTGCTGGACTTCGACTACGAGTTCCGCGTGCTGTCCTACATGCTGGACCTGATAGAGGAGAACTCCTGGGCTCTGGACCGGATATCGCGGGAGGAGACGCTGGAGAGCCTCAAGGATCTCATCCCGAGGCCGATTCTGGAGGCCATGTTCAGGTTCTACACCGAGGAGTCCGTGCGGGAGGGCGCGGCGCAGTACTACCGGTACCGGGAGGGCAAGGTGTGCCGCTACCTGGCGCGGGTGCTGCTCAACAGCGCCGGCAAGTTTAACCTCGCCGAGTTCATGCAGGCCTGGCGGGACTCCGTGCCCGAGGGGATGGTTACCGAT GAGTCGCAGTTGTCGGGCGTGGCGCTGATAGACAAGAGTAGCACGCCGCAGGTGATCTGGGGCTTCGTGGAGGAGGACCTGCCGGAGGACATAGGCGAGCGGTTCAAGGTGCTGTTCCAGACCAAGCCCAAGTGGACCGTCGACGAGATCTCGCCCTACATACA GTTGTACGCGACAGAGAAGCTCAACGTGAACGCGCTGCTGACGAAGCACGCGCGCGCCTCCACGCTAGATGGCGTTAGAGTCTTCTCCGCCAAACATATGAAATGA
- the LOC121730684 gene encoding mitochondrial import inner membrane translocase subunit Tim23 produces MSIFGEILPINRSEEKNKQASASLSPYLNFDPSVVPRMQPEFLYPDESHMASTARRSNVALPIIGMSFMTGSGLGGMAGLYKGLRATTLAGQTGKIRRTQLINYVMKQGTTTGCTLGILASFYSTIALGVTWLRDQEDTANTFIAATTTGVLYKCTSGLRSMGLGAAAGLTLAGIYTLVTDNDNIWSKARYIRM; encoded by the exons ATGTCGATATTCGGTGAAATACTTCCAATAAACAGGAGCGAGGAGAAGAACAAGCAGGCGAGCGCGAGCCTCTCGCCGTACCTCAACTTCGACCCGAGCGTAGTGCCGCGGATGCAGCCGGAGTTCCTGTACCCCGACGAGAGCCACATGGCCTCCACCGCCCGCCGCTCCAATGTCGCGCTGCCCATCATCGGCATGTCCTTCATGACGGGCTCAG gtTTGGGTGGGATGGCGGGATTATACAAAGGTCTCCGAGCGACCACACTCGCAGGACAGACCGGCAAAATCAGACGAACTCAACTAATTAACTATGTCATGAAACAAG GGACCACAACGGGCTGCACACTGGGAATCCTTGCATCTTTCTACTCGACTATTGCTCTGGGAGTGACATGGCTGCGAGATCAGGAGGACACAGCTAACACGTTCATTGCCGCTACAACCACCGGAGTCCTGTACAAATGCACCAGCGGCCTCCGCTCGATGGGCCTAGGAGCTGCGGCAGGGCTCACACTAGCCGGCATCTATACACTGGTCACGGACAATGACAACATATGGAGCAAAGCGAGATATATAAGAATGTGA